A genomic stretch from Planctomycetota bacterium includes:
- a CDS encoding metal ABC transporter permease, whose amino-acid sequence MAAGVAVETLSSSDWAQWMGALAAGVACGAVSPLVVQRRWAFLGEAIGHSGYGGAGVVWLLAALLPGVAILQSVEAAMAGVLLAALAVAVGIGLVGGGDNEPDRHHRQRRTDFDVVVGLFLVGTLALGLLASRLYEVRLGARPARADSLLFGGGVSTVGITEAALTLAVALAVAVGLRLYRREVLAWSIDPTNARLSGLAGSGTRLAVLVAVAASAALAARLTGAILVTALLVLPGATATRCGRTLRSVWLISLATSAGAVASSVLLKAWLPPGPTVVVVLIAAFGAGVLAGRRS is encoded by the coding sequence GTGGCAGCAGGTGTGGCCGTCGAAACGCTCAGCTCCAGCGACTGGGCGCAGTGGATGGGCGCGTTGGCGGCGGGCGTGGCGTGCGGGGCCGTCTCGCCCTTGGTCGTCCAGCGACGCTGGGCCTTTCTGGGCGAGGCAATCGGGCACAGCGGCTACGGCGGGGCGGGCGTGGTCTGGCTCTTGGCGGCATTGCTGCCGGGCGTGGCGATCCTGCAGTCGGTCGAGGCGGCCATGGCCGGCGTGTTGCTGGCGGCGCTGGCGGTCGCCGTCGGCATCGGACTCGTCGGCGGCGGCGACAACGAGCCCGACCGACACCATCGACAGCGACGCACCGACTTCGACGTCGTCGTCGGGCTCTTCCTCGTCGGCACACTCGCGCTCGGACTCCTCGCCAGTCGGCTGTACGAGGTCCGGCTCGGCGCACGACCCGCGCGGGCCGACTCGCTGCTCTTCGGCGGCGGCGTCTCGACCGTCGGCATCACCGAGGCCGCACTCACACTCGCCGTCGCGTTGGCCGTGGCAGTCGGGCTGCGGCTCTACCGACGCGAGGTGCTGGCGTGGTCGATCGACCCGACCAACGCTCGGCTCTCCGGACTGGCCGGAAGCGGCACACGCCTGGCCGTCCTCGTCGCCGTCGCCGCCTCGGCCGCGCTGGCCGCAAGGCTGACCGGGGCGATCCTCGTAACCGCATTGCTCGTCCTCCCCGGCGCGACAGCGACGCGCTGCGGCCGAACGCTGCGATCCGTATGGCTCATCAGCCTTGCCACATCCGCGGGTGCAGTTGCGTCGTCGGTCCTGCTCAAGGCATGGCTGCCACCGGGCCCGACGGTGGTCGTGGTCCTGATCGCTGCGTTTGGTGCGGGCGTGCTGGCAGGTCGTCGCTCGTGA